A DNA window from Ictalurus furcatus strain D&B chromosome 22, Billie_1.0, whole genome shotgun sequence contains the following coding sequences:
- the si:dkey-3h3.3 gene encoding E3 ubiquitin-protein ligase DTX3L isoform X2, whose product MAESHLPEIFPKVTLLVDPETVDPSTVLKKPGIKTQQRGQLLEVDGTFEDIDSVFLEVSRKKRQIGQKERIRVDEHTASMKSASSALVEPVEVDSVIMNYIERKCSAELNKIIRPEVSMQVNMKQVTFHPRDTRHGTILAQHARERFVTFYQKIATELQSRSYNLDATQLQPLLANFPELLLGNGKGKTDEITLTGRFVSLEKFEEFIKSPAKRSSPRKINHTVDMSATASREKLQNKSLDKEETCSICLEQMVKSKMKTLEKCKHSFCNDCLKRAFEIKPVCPTCGVIYGALKGTQPKGGSMKITYDEMRLPGYEKYGTIIIRYIIPDGVQGSAVSELYNNER is encoded by the exons ATATTTCCTAAAGTGACACTTCTCGTCGATCCAGAAACAGTTGACCCAAGTACAGTTCTTAAAAAGCCTGGCataaaaacacagcaaagaGGTCAACTTTTAGAGGTCGATGGAACCTTTGAAGATATTGACAGTGTGTTTTTGGAAGTGTCACGCAAGAAGAGACAAATAGGCCAAAAAGAGAGGATCCGTGTAGATGAGCACACAGCCAGCATGAAATCAGCTTCCAGTGCACTAGTTGAACCAGTTGAGGTCGACAGTGTAATTATGAATTACATTGAAAGAAAATGCTCTGCAGAACTCAATAAAATAATACGACCTGAAGTAAGCATGCAAGTTAATATGAAACAGGTGACCTTTCACCCACGGGACACAAGACACGGAACAATCCTCGCTCAGCATGCAAGAGAACGCTTTGTAACTTTCTATCAGAAGATTGCTACGGAACTGCAGAGTAGATCGTATAATTTAGACGCAACCCAACTTCAGCCGTTGCTTGCAAATTTTCCAGAGCTTCTACTTGGGAATGGAAAAGGGAAAACAGATGAAATAACACTGACCGGGAGATTCGTTAGCCTTGAAAAGTTTGAGGAGTTCATTAAAAGCCCTGCTAAAAGGTCTTCTCCTAGAAAAATCAACCACACAGTGGACATGAGCGCCACAGCCTCCAGAGAGAAATTACAGAATAAAAGCCTAGACAAAGAGGAAACTTGTTCCATTTGCTTGGAACAAATGGTGAAATCAAAAATGAAGACTCTGGAGAAATGTAAGCATTCCTTCTGTAATGACTGTTTGAAGAGGGCTTTTGAAATTAAACCTGTCTGTCCTACATGTGGAGTTATATACGGTGCACTAAAGGGAACGCAACCTAAAGGAGGCAGTATGAAAATCACATATGATGAGATGCGTCTACCCGGTTATGAAAAGTATGGAACAATTATCATTCGATACATCATTCCAGATGGGGTACAAGGG TCTGCAGTATCAGAGCTTTACAAC